The Erigeron canadensis isolate Cc75 chromosome 4, C_canadensis_v1, whole genome shotgun sequence genome window below encodes:
- the LOC122598429 gene encoding putative B3 domain-containing protein At2g27410, translating to MGFQAMSFSTDSPLEVHRSVGVTTSSFNNSAFLYDLNLPFKKRFMPRQDSLKRTKRIHSDTFQEEESYSCQTIEDLFDELRKKFAGAEGLATKKAKKICSHSVTKYCADKNQKKNTKIPKKTECETVVGNEVIEKLKHFITGKMNGVDMQLVIRKKLYKSDLERGLNRLSMPANQVETQEFLTEDEKRILEQEEDIEVRLVGPTLKMYKEPLKLKMWTMNQSYNYVLITNWNHFVANHKEVLREGTKIQVWSFRRNRQLCFALVVVG from the exons ATGGGGTTTCAAGCCATGTCTTTTTCGACCGATTCGCCGCTCGAAGTTCATCGCTCTGTTGGGGTCACTACATCTTCTTTCAACAATTCTGCTTTTCTGTATGATCTTAACTTGCCCTTCAAGAAAAG ATTTATGCCCCGACAAGATTCTCTAAAAAGGACTAAACGAATTCATTCTGATACATTCCAAGAGGAAGAAAGTTATTCCTGTCAAACGATTGAAGACCTTTTTGATGAATTGAGAAAGAAGTTTGCTGGTGCAGAGGGGTTAGCAACAAAGAAAGCTAAAAAGATATGCTCACATTCAGTTACCAAGTACTGTGCAGACAAGAATCAGAAGAAAAACACGAAGATACCAAAGAAAACGGAGTGTGAGACAGTGGTCGGCAATGAGGTAATAGAGAAGTTGAAACACTTCATCACTGGTAAGATGAATGGTGTAGATATGCAGTTGGTGATTCGGAAAAAGTTGTATAAAAGTGATCTGGAACGAGGGCTAAATAGATTAAGCATGCCGGCTAATCAAGTGGAGACTCAAGAATTCTTGACTGAAGATGAAAAGCGAATTCTTGAGCAAGAAGAGGATATTGAGGTGCGATTGGTGGGGCCAACGCTGAAAATGTACAAGGAACCGTTGAAGTTGAAGATGTggaccatgaatcagagttacAATTATGTCTTGATCACCAATTGGAATCACTTTGTGGCTAATCATAAGGAGGTTTTAAGAGAAGGTACAAAGATTCAAGTTTGGTCGTTTCGTAGAAATCGGCAACTGTGCTTTGCCCTTGTAGTTGTGGGATGA